From Luteolibacter arcticus, one genomic window encodes:
- the thiE gene encoding thiamine phosphate synthase, whose translation MKLVGQFYAILDLGYVAAAAAEAVSRALLAGGADLLQLRAKGHPSVEIERLARRLLPLCRDAAVPFIVNDHPEIAMAVGADGIHIGQDDGSLAAVREIVGPGMLVGRSTHSPDQARAALAEGFDYIGFGPLFPTPTKLGRPGIGLNNIAAVQAEVGSRIPVFCIGGIKRENLPEVLAAGARNVVIVSDLLTAEDVAEAARGVKSALAGC comes from the coding sequence ATGAAACTCGTCGGCCAGTTCTACGCGATCCTCGATCTCGGGTACGTTGCCGCGGCCGCTGCCGAAGCGGTCTCGCGCGCACTTCTCGCCGGTGGTGCGGATTTGCTTCAGCTCCGTGCCAAGGGTCATCCCTCCGTGGAGATCGAGCGACTTGCCCGCCGCCTGCTGCCGCTCTGCCGCGATGCCGCGGTGCCCTTCATCGTCAATGACCACCCCGAGATCGCAATGGCGGTCGGCGCGGATGGCATCCACATCGGTCAAGACGATGGCAGCCTCGCAGCGGTTCGTGAGATCGTCGGCCCCGGCATGCTGGTAGGTCGCTCAACCCACTCGCCCGACCAAGCCCGCGCTGCCTTGGCGGAAGGCTTCGACTACATTGGCTTCGGCCCGCTTTTTCCAACGCCCACCAAGCTTGGCCGCCCGGGCATCGGCCTTAATAACATCGCTGCGGTCCAAGCGGAAGTCGGCTCGCGGATCCCGGTCTTCTGCATCGGCGGGATCAAGCGCGAAAATCTCCCAGAAGTCCTCGCCGCCGGCGCTCGGAACGTTGTCATCGTTTCCGACCTCCTCACCGCTGAGGATGTCGCCGAGGCTGCGCGCGGCGTAAAATCGGCGCTCGCGGGTTGCTGA